A genomic window from Flavobacterium phycosphaerae includes:
- a CDS encoding asparaginase, producing the protein MLSKPNILLLYTGGTIGMMKDFETGALKAFNFKKLLQKIPELKQLDCNIETISFEKPIDSSNMSPDKWDLIATIIEDNYAKFDGFVVLHGSDTMSYSASALSFMLEHLHKPVVFTGSQLPIGDLRTDAKENLITAIQIASLQHKGKPVIHEVCLYFEYKLYRGNRTTKINAEHFNAFASPNYPPLAESGVHLKINANATLQKQSNKNLVVHKSLNDNVVVVKIFPGMNETVLSSILAIPNLKGIVLETYGSGNAPSEDWFIQVLKKAIKNGLHIVNVTQCSGGSVSMGQYETSTQLKKIGVISGKDITTEAAITKLMYLLGQNVAPAVFKTIFETSLRGEMQ; encoded by the coding sequence ATGTTGTCTAAGCCAAACATACTGCTGCTTTATACCGGCGGAACTATTGGTATGATGAAAGATTTTGAGACTGGTGCGTTGAAAGCTTTCAACTTTAAAAAGCTGTTGCAAAAAATTCCCGAGCTCAAACAATTGGATTGTAATATCGAAACCATTTCGTTTGAAAAGCCCATCGATTCTTCTAATATGAGCCCTGACAAATGGGATTTGATAGCCACCATTATTGAAGATAATTACGCCAAGTTTGATGGTTTTGTAGTGCTTCACGGTTCGGATACGATGTCGTACTCTGCGTCGGCCTTGAGCTTTATGTTAGAACATTTGCATAAGCCGGTAGTATTTACCGGTTCACAATTACCTATAGGCGATTTACGCACAGATGCTAAAGAAAACTTGATTACCGCCATACAAATTGCTTCGTTGCAACATAAAGGAAAACCGGTAATTCACGAAGTTTGTTTGTATTTTGAGTACAAATTATACCGTGGCAACCGCACCACCAAAATTAATGCCGAACATTTTAATGCTTTTGCCTCGCCAAATTATCCGCCTTTGGCTGAGTCGGGCGTGCATTTAAAAATTAATGCCAATGCCACCTTGCAAAAGCAATCCAACAAGAACTTAGTAGTACATAAATCGCTAAACGATAATGTTGTGGTCGTAAAAATATTTCCGGGCATGAATGAAACCGTCTTGTCTTCTATCCTAGCCATTCCAAATCTGAAAGGGATTGTTTTGGAAACTTATGGTTCGGGGAATGCACCTTCTGAAGATTGGTTTATACAGGTTTTGAAGAAAGCCATCAAAAATGGTTTGCACATTGTAAACGTAACCCAATGTTCGGGTGGCAGTGTTAGTATGGGACAATATGAAACCAGTACACAACTTAAGAAAATCGGTGTCATTTCGGGGAAAGATATCACTACAGAAGCGGCCATTACTAAGTTAATGTACCTGCTGGGACAAAATGTGGCACCGGCAGTTTTCAAAACCATTTTTGAAACGTCACTGCGTGGTGAAATGCAGTAA
- a CDS encoding 1-acyl-sn-glycerol-3-phosphate acyltransferase codes for MQKFDSIRPFYDAEVNEAIHTAVNHPMMKALMSFTFPDVDEEVWKNQLKKTHSIRDFQCNFIYQSVQKVLAKSSDGLTTSGFEKLEPNTSYLFISNHRDIILDTSLLNVALFDHGLVMTASAIGDNLVKKSFLKTLSKLNRNFLVQRGLPPRELLESSKVMSEYIGRLLLRENRSVWIAQREGRTKDGNDATHSGVLKMLAMGSDEPKMLDYFKKIKIVPVSISYEYDPTDALKMPQLIAEAKNEIYIKEKNEDFVTLLSGIIGQKKRIHIHIGDVLNQELEEIAAEFDNNNKQIQALAQVIDDSILQSYMLWPTNYIAYDLLHKTDKYKGCYTENEKSLFERRLEMKIDENNPQMVESFLAMYANPVVNKTKYQHVV; via the coding sequence ATGCAGAAATTTGATTCTATTCGTCCGTTTTATGATGCTGAAGTAAATGAAGCCATTCATACTGCAGTTAATCATCCGATGATGAAAGCTTTAATGAGTTTTACATTCCCCGATGTGGACGAAGAAGTTTGGAAAAACCAACTCAAAAAAACGCACTCCATTCGCGATTTCCAATGTAATTTTATTTATCAGTCGGTTCAAAAGGTGTTGGCCAAAAGTTCAGATGGGTTAACGACTTCGGGGTTTGAAAAACTGGAGCCTAATACGTCTTATCTTTTTATTTCCAACCACAGAGATATTATTCTTGACACTTCCTTGCTCAATGTGGCCTTGTTTGATCATGGCTTAGTGATGACGGCTTCGGCTATCGGAGATAATTTGGTCAAAAAATCTTTCCTGAAAACCTTATCCAAACTCAACAGAAACTTTTTAGTACAACGCGGTTTACCCCCAAGAGAATTGCTGGAAAGTTCTAAAGTAATGTCGGAGTACATTGGTCGTTTATTGCTGCGCGAAAACCGTTCTGTATGGATTGCTCAGCGCGAAGGCAGAACGAAAGACGGCAATGATGCTACCCATTCGGGCGTTTTGAAAATGTTGGCTATGGGTTCTGACGAACCTAAAATGCTCGATTATTTTAAGAAAATAAAGATAGTTCCGGTGTCTATTTCGTATGAATACGATCCTACGGATGCCTTGAAAATGCCACAGCTTATCGCAGAAGCCAAAAACGAAATTTACATCAAAGAAAAGAATGAAGATTTTGTGACCTTATTAAGCGGAATCATTGGGCAAAAGAAACGCATTCACATTCATATCGGTGATGTGCTGAACCAAGAATTGGAGGAAATTGCCGCTGAATTTGACAACAATAACAAACAAATACAAGCTTTGGCGCAAGTTATTGATGATTCTATTTTGCAGAGTTATATGCTTTGGCCTACCAACTATATTGCTTACGATTTGTTGCACAAAACCGATAAATACAAAGGGTGTTATACCGAAAACGAAAAGTCTTTGTTTGAGCGTCGACTTGAAATGAAAATTGACGAAAACAATCCGCAAATGGTGGAGAGTTTCTTAGCCATGTATGCCAATCCGGTGGTCAATAAAACAAAATACCAGCATGTTGTCTAA
- a CDS encoding TatD family hydrolase: MILTDTHTHLYSEEFENDRTEMIQRAIDTGVSRFFVPSIDSNYTQKMYALEAQFPENVFLMMGLHPTYVKENYLEELAHVEAELTNKRFYAVGEIGIDLFWDKTFLKQQQHAFQHQIQLAKKHQLAINIHCRDAFDEVFEVLESEKATDLFGIFHCFTGDFEQAKRAIGLNMKLGIGGVATFKNGKIDQFLNEIDLQHIVLETDSPYLAPAPFRGKRNESSYTKLVAEKLATIYQLPIEEIARITTENSKAVFGI; encoded by the coding sequence ATGATTTTAACAGACACGCATACCCATTTATATTCCGAAGAATTTGAAAACGACAGAACCGAAATGATACAACGGGCAATAGATACCGGAGTTTCTCGTTTTTTTGTCCCGTCAATTGATTCGAATTATACGCAGAAAATGTATGCGCTGGAAGCCCAGTTTCCTGAAAATGTTTTCTTGATGATGGGCTTGCATCCTACCTATGTCAAAGAAAATTATCTGGAAGAACTAGCCCATGTGGAGGCTGAACTGACTAACAAAAGATTCTATGCTGTGGGCGAAATAGGGATTGATTTGTTTTGGGACAAAACGTTTTTGAAACAACAGCAACATGCCTTTCAACATCAAATTCAATTGGCCAAAAAACACCAGCTAGCCATCAACATTCATTGTCGCGATGCCTTTGACGAAGTTTTTGAAGTGTTGGAAAGCGAAAAAGCAACTGATTTGTTCGGCATTTTCCATTGTTTTACCGGTGATTTTGAACAAGCCAAAAGAGCTATCGGCTTAAACATGAAGCTTGGTATTGGCGGTGTGGCGACATTCAAAAACGGAAAGATTGACCAATTTCTAAATGAAATAGATTTGCAACATATCGTGTTAGAAACCGATTCGCCTTATTTAGCACCGGCCCCTTTTCGCGGAAAACGAAATGAAAGCAGTTACACCAAACTCGTTGCCGAAAAGCTGGCGACTATTTACCAACTTCCCATCGAAGAAATTGCCCGAATTACAACCGAAAATTCGAAAGCTGTTTTTGGGATTTAA
- a CDS encoding retropepsin-like aspartic protease, translating into MKNLHDILKHEKYKKIAFKVSKTQHLLVKATINGVSGNFILDTGASNSCVGFDGIELFHLKAGKSKTKASGAGATGMLTQIAKNNTLQIGRWKTAEFHLVIFDMVHVNEALLQYKAKPVHGIIGADVLLEGKAIIDYYNHCLYLK; encoded by the coding sequence ATGAAAAACCTACACGACATACTCAAACACGAAAAGTATAAAAAGATTGCTTTTAAAGTTTCCAAGACGCAGCATTTGTTGGTTAAAGCCACGATTAATGGTGTTTCCGGAAATTTTATCCTGGATACCGGAGCCAGCAACAGTTGTGTTGGTTTTGACGGTATCGAACTTTTTCATCTGAAAGCCGGAAAATCAAAAACCAAAGCTTCCGGGGCCGGAGCAACGGGCATGTTGACCCAAATTGCCAAAAACAACACCTTGCAAATTGGTCGATGGAAAACAGCGGAATTTCACTTAGTGATTTTTGATATGGTGCATGTTAATGAAGCCTTACTACAATACAAAGCCAAACCGGTGCATGGTATTATTGGTGCTGATGTTTTACTGGAAGGGAAAGCTATTATTGATTATTACAATCATTGTTTGTATTTAAAATAG